ATAGTCTTCGGACAACCGATAACCTGTACTCCATACTTCTTGGCAGCATAGTATTCAGCCAATACACAAGCATTTGTATTAGAGTCGTCACCACCAATGATAACCAGCGCTTTGATACCCAGTTGTTTGATGATTTCAAATCCTTTTTCGAACTGTTCTTCTTTCTCCAACTTCGTACGACCGGAACCGATGATATCAAAACCACCTGTGTTACGATATTCGTCGATGATATCAGCAGTCAGTTCCATATAGTTGTGGTCTACCAAACCACCGGGACCCAAAATAAAGCCATATAGTTTGCTATCCGGATTCAGTTTCTTGATACCGTCAAACAAACCGGAGATTACATTGTGTCCACCAGGAGCTTGTCCACCAGAAAGGATTACACCCACATTCATAGCAGGAAGAGCGACAGCTTCACCAGCTTCGAATGTAATTAACGGCATTCCGTACGTGTTAGGGAATAATGCTTTGATAGCTTCCTGATCGGCTACAGACTGAGTAGCAGTACCTGCTACAGCTTTAACGGCTCCTGATGCCAATGCCTTCGGAAGTTTGGGCTGATAAGCAGCCCTTGCGATTTGCAATGCACTTTTAGTCATTTTCTTTATTTTTTTATTTAAAGGTGTTAGTAAGTTTCTTGTCAAACTTGAAAAGCGTTGCAAATTTCGCACTTTTTTCCGAATTATGAAAGAAGGCAGTGAACTTTTATTTCCGACACAAGAAATACAAAGCAGTTAATATTCCGCACATGTCATTAAATACTAACAAAAGATATGGTACTTTATACTATCTATTTTTCCTCCACTATCCATTTCTCGATATTACGGGTTTCCGCACTGAAGTTTACTCCTATTTTAAAGAGTTTTCGTCCGTCCATTTTGAAAGGAAGGACATAATGCTTGTCGTTAATTTGTTGCAAAGCATCTTCCGCTGTACCATTCAGTTTAAATTCCATGATATAGATGAACTTATCAGTCTGTAAGACAAGGTCGATGCGACCGTCATTTGTGTTATATTCCACATTAACATAGAAACCAACCAGTTTGAAAACGATGAAAAGCACGTTTTCGTAATGTAATTCCTGCTCACGGACCACTTCGTAAGTGGTATCCGCAAAGAAACTCTGTAAGCGACGGAAGAAAGAACTATAATCACCAGCACGCACTTCACGAACAAACTTCTGAATCTCAAAAGGAGACTCTACCTTGTTTACGTTCGCATAAAAAGGAAGCAAGAAACGAATAAACCCTTCTTCAACTTCACGGTTGGGAAAACCCAGGCGATACATTCCAAATTCTTCATCATACCCCTTGATAGTGAGATATCCACTCTGATAAATCACCGGAATAGGATTGGTGGATTCAGAGTCTATACTGTTCAGAACCTGGGCATCGGTTTCTTCATGTGCCATCCGTTCCAGATCATAATGATGTTTTTTTAGTAACTTCACCAAATAGGTAGGCGTCCCCGTCTCAAACCAATAACTGCCGAATTCCTTACGTTTGAAAGCATTAAGCAGACTGAACGGATTGTACATACCGATTGAATTGTGCGTAAAGTGATAGCCGTCATAGCACTCTCTCAATTCTTCACAAAGTTTGTCATACGTTATTCCTCGCGCTGCGGCAAATTCATGAAGTTCCGTTTCTAGATTTTCGTGGATTTCACGCTCGCTGACACCACATATTTCGATGTACTCATTCCACATTGAAATATCATCCAGATTATTCAAATCACTGAATACACTGACTTTGCCAAACTTCGTCACACCAGTGAGAAAGGCAAACTTGATGCAACCGTCCTTAGTCTTCAAAGCTCCATAGAATGGTTTCAGGGTATCTCGGAATTGTTTCTGTAATACCTCATTACCTATAGCTTGCAGCATAGGCTTGTCATATTCATCAACCAAAATAACTACCCGCTGTCCCGTCTTCTCGCAAGCACGTTGAATGATACCTGCAAAACGTAGAGAAAAAGAAGTCTCGGACGGACGGCTGCCGTATTGGCTTTCCCAATATTCCAGATTATCATTCAATATCTTATCCAAACTTTCCGGTGTGTCATACTTTTCGATATTAAGGTCGAGATGCAATATAGGATATTTAATCCAATCTTTTTCCAACTTTTCTACTGCCAGCCCTTCAAACAGCTCCTTCTTTCCTTGAAAGTAAGCCTCTAAGGTAGAAATGAGCAGACTCTTTCCGAAACGGCGCGGACGACTCAAGAAATAATAACTTCCCGTCTTGACCATTTGATACATCAATGCAGTTTTATCAACATAGAAATAACCGTCATTACGAATTTTTTCAAAATTCTGAATACCGATAGGATATATTTTATTGCTCATATTCTCTTCCTTTATAAATCAACATCTGTTTCGCAAAGATATATATTTTTAATAGAACTCTTTATCATGGCAAGTTAAAAGATTATTTTCCGCAATTTGTATCCTACAATTCTCTCATAGAAACCTCACTAATAAATCGGTTAATATTCTACACATATCATTAAAAGCAACAAGATATATTATGTCACCAATTTTGATAATAAATAGCCATTATCCATAAAATCATGAGGGGGTCACTTCACAAAAGGATACCCTCATGATTTCATCAAAAACAAGTTAAAAGCTATTGTTTCCAACCACCGCCAAGCGCTTTATAAAGTTGCACGACAGTAATCAACTCGTCACGAATCGCATTGCTCAGACCAATCTGGGCATCGAAATATCCACGCTGGGCATCCAGCACATCCAAATAATTAATAACACCATTAATGTATTGAAGTTGTGCAAGTTCCATGTAGCTCTTCGCCGAACGTTCCAAGTTGGCACGAAGTTCATACACTTCTTTTATCTTATTGAAATTTACAATTGCGTTGCGTGTTTCCTTAAAGGCTTGTAATACAGACTTCTCATAATTGTGTACTTCGGCTTCATAAGCCGCTTTCTTCGCTTTCAGTGCCGCACGGTTCTTTCCCCAACCAAAGATAGGAGTCAACAGAGCTCCTTCCATAACGGCATAGGGAGATTTCAAAAGGCTGGACAGAGAAGTACTCTCCGTACCGGAACCACCGGTCAGTGCCAAACGTGGGAACATATTCGTATAAGCCACTCCTACTTTCGCATTGGCGGCAATCAACTTCTGTTCTGCCTGACGAATGTCGGGACGACGTTCCAACAAAGTGGACGGTAAACCTACCGGTAGCGTTTGGGGAGAGTTAAACTCCTGAAGCAAGCGGGAACGGGCTATCTTGTTAGGATACTCCCCTGCAAGAAAAGCAATATCGTTTTCTTTCAAAGAGATTTTGCGTTCCAAGTCCGGCACTAATGTTGCCGTACGCGCCAATTCCACTTGTGACTGACGGTAAGAAGTCTCCGAAGTCAATCCCCCTGCAAAACGGATACGTGCCAGACGGACACCCTCCTCACGGGCTTTCAATGTTTGTTTTACAATATCCAGTTCCGTATCCAAAGCCACCAGTTCATAATAAGCCTGTGCCACCTCGGCTACAATCGTCATCCTAAGTGCCCGTTGCGCTTCTATGGATTGCAGGTATTCGGCAATACTAGCGGAACGCGCCCAACGCAGATTTCCCCAAAGATCGAGTTCCCATGAAACCAAAAACTGAGCTTCAAAGGTCTCAGACTTTTTAAAGGCATCTCCCCCATGATTCTCCAGTTCACGTTCTGCAGTCACTTTTCCTTTAATATCCGGTAGCAGTGCCGCAGTAGAAATTCGTTTCTGCGCAGCCATTTCCTGTACACGGGCAGCGGCAATCAGCATATCCTTGTTATGTTCCAATGCACGTTCTATCAAGCTTCGCAAGGTAGAATCCGTGTATATGTCTTTCCAATCCTGGTCACCGAAACTAGCCGAATCCTGATGCTGCGCCAAGCTATCGGGCAGATGAAGGTCGGGACGGACATAGCTTTTTCCCACCTTGCAGGAAGTAAATACTCCTGCAAGTAATAAGACAGCAATATATAGTTTCTTTCGTTTCATTATTTCTTATGTTTTAAGATTTTCGACTTTGTTTTATATACCATCACAAAGAAGAACGGTACAAGAATGATACCGAATACAATGGCAAATATCATTCCGAAGAATACACCCGTACCAATCGCCTGCCGGCTTGCCGAACCGGGGCCGCTTGCCAATACCATCGGAAGCATGCCGAGAACGAATGCCAATGAGGTCATCAGAATCGGACGGAAACGCAGTTTAGCCGCATAAATAGCCGACTGCACCAAATCTTCTCCTTTATCAACCTGCACTTTCGCGAATTCCACAATCAAGATGGCATTCTTGGCAGCAAGCCCCACCAACATGACCAGACCAATCTGAAAATATACGTCATTCTCCAATCCGCAAACCCATACTCCCAAGTAAGCTCCCAAAGCGGCAACAGGCAAAGAGAGCAATACTGCAATAG
This portion of the Bacteroides acidifaciens genome encodes:
- a CDS encoding ATP-binding protein, with protein sequence MSNKIYPIGIQNFEKIRNDGYFYVDKTALMYQMVKTGSYYFLSRPRRFGKSLLISTLEAYFQGKKELFEGLAVEKLEKDWIKYPILHLDLNIEKYDTPESLDKILNDNLEYWESQYGSRPSETSFSLRFAGIIQRACEKTGQRVVILVDEYDKPMLQAIGNEVLQKQFRDTLKPFYGALKTKDGCIKFAFLTGVTKFGKVSVFSDLNNLDDISMWNEYIEICGVSEREIHENLETELHEFAAARGITYDKLCEELRECYDGYHFTHNSIGMYNPFSLLNAFKRKEFGSYWFETGTPTYLVKLLKKHHYDLERMAHEETDAQVLNSIDSESTNPIPVIYQSGYLTIKGYDEEFGMYRLGFPNREVEEGFIRFLLPFYANVNKVESPFEIQKFVREVRAGDYSSFFRRLQSFFADTTYEVVREQELHYENVLFIVFKLVGFYVNVEYNTNDGRIDLVLQTDKFIYIMEFKLNGTAEDALQQINDKHYVLPFKMDGRKLFKIGVNFSAETRNIEKWIVEEK
- a CDS encoding efflux transporter outer membrane subunit: MKRKKLYIAVLLLAGVFTSCKVGKSYVRPDLHLPDSLAQHQDSASFGDQDWKDIYTDSTLRSLIERALEHNKDMLIAAARVQEMAAQKRISTAALLPDIKGKVTAERELENHGGDAFKKSETFEAQFLVSWELDLWGNLRWARSASIAEYLQSIEAQRALRMTIVAEVAQAYYELVALDTELDIVKQTLKAREEGVRLARIRFAGGLTSETSYRQSQVELARTATLVPDLERKISLKENDIAFLAGEYPNKIARSRLLQEFNSPQTLPVGLPSTLLERRPDIRQAEQKLIAANAKVGVAYTNMFPRLALTGGSGTESTSLSSLLKSPYAVMEGALLTPIFGWGKNRAALKAKKAAYEAEVHNYEKSVLQAFKETRNAIVNFNKIKEVYELRANLERSAKSYMELAQLQYINGVINYLDVLDAQRGYFDAQIGLSNAIRDELITVVQLYKALGGGWKQ